One Argiope bruennichi chromosome 5, qqArgBrue1.1, whole genome shotgun sequence DNA segment encodes these proteins:
- the LOC129969258 gene encoding nucleoside diphosphate kinase homolog 5-like, whose amino-acid sequence MEEENETAKSSNQEEYKEFERTLVLIKPNAISKSEAIESIIKEEGLLILKKRRTYLKPEQVRNFFLRCLDEEDNKYFRIYRDMMAAEAAGFSKSAVPDIRIDDADTKVENSDIEEYVDFMTSGPVELLIVAGRGAISKWLNLMGPEDPKMARALNPDSIRAKFGGENILRNAVYGSESIDKAEQEIKYFFPNVRSEADDKLKASGEYLSKTVNPILLKGLMQLCRQKPDNPLVWLADWLLANNPTKS is encoded by the coding sequence ATGGAGGAAGAAAATGAAACGGCAAAGTCTTCGAATCAAGAAGAATATAAAGAATTCGAAAGAACTCTGGTTCTCATCAAACCGAACGCCATTTCAAAATCAGAAGCCATTGAATCTATTATCAAAGAGGAGGGCCTACTTATCTTGAAGAAAAGAAGAACTTATCTCAAACCAGAACAGGTCAGGAACTTCTTCCTGCGGTGCTTGGATGAGGAAGACAACAAATACTTCCGGATCTATAGAGACATGATGGCTGCTGAAGCCGCAGGATTTTCGAAGAGCGCCGTGCCGGACATCAGAATAGATGATGCTGACACAAAAGTCGAGAACTCCGACATAGAAGAGTACGTGGACTTCATGACCAGCGGACCAGTAGAGCTTCTCATCGTTGCCGGAAGAGGAGCCATCTCCAAATGGCTCAACTTAATGGGTCCAGAGGATCCAAAGATGGCTAGAGCATTGAATCCTGACAGTATTCGTGCCAAGTTTGGAGGAGAAAATATCTTACGAAATGCTGTATATGGCAGTGAAAGTATTGATAAAGCAGAAcaagaaattaagtatttttttcctaatGTAAGGTCTGAAGCTGATGATAAACTGAAGGCTTCCGGAGAATATCTCTCCAAGACGGTCAATCCTATTTTGTTGAAAGGCTTGATGCAATTGTGCAGACAGAAGCCAGACAATCCTCTGGTGTGGTTGGCTGACTGGCTTCTGGCCAATAATCCAACGAAATCCTGA